A window from Fibrobacter sp. UWB11 encodes these proteins:
- a CDS encoding glycoside hydrolase family 43 protein, which translates to MKNRLGWTKVLFTSAFLASTVQADEIVDITPFYRAVDSVAFGNIINDLYNDLTLPDTIKLGGESFAITWESSDTLFLTHDGHINGRFVGENKEVTLTATVQDYLSDKKQVVKNKVSIHGFEPYSNYLFAYFPANNDENIYYALSNDGYNFTPMNNGKRVVAADSVSIKKGLRDPHVLRAPDGWFYMVNTDMKSAEGWASNRGMVLMKSRDLIHWKHATVHFPDKYKGKNFANVTRVWAPETIWDENYENKDGSKGRPLVYYSLLTNDGTISYDQVFFNYANEDFTDLEGDPKHFFDRGKSTIDMDIVYNPVDKLYHGFYKNEGDGGICKVQARTLTSENGTKGPTWYNRTGALQQTTEAVEGAGVFKLINQNSWVLMYDCYVNGHYQFTSSSDLNTFKFVQNTKTSGAFTPRHGTILPITAEETAALMKAFPTPDFEPKVIDIPDSIGVCDGKKVVGPCSPTKIVPYVKVGDANWAITTDLKVSKGATLTLGPHPWDGIIWNWEGPDGFKSTDRENTLKNLDGTKSGYYTVTYTNETGCKSSVKIKIVVDDPDHPYVEPPPVSISNRGMRENRKDTHLNRTRMYFDLLGNRLKGKPRNGMYVVK; encoded by the coding sequence ATGAAAAATCGTTTGGGATGGACCAAAGTACTCTTTACTAGCGCATTTCTGGCTAGCACTGTTCAAGCCGATGAAATTGTCGATATCACTCCGTTCTATCGAGCTGTCGATAGCGTGGCCTTTGGCAACATAATCAACGACCTTTATAATGACCTTACCCTCCCCGACACGATAAAGTTGGGCGGGGAATCCTTTGCAATCACCTGGGAAAGCAGCGATACGCTGTTCCTCACCCATGATGGGCACATCAACGGTCGTTTTGTCGGCGAAAACAAAGAAGTCACGCTCACGGCGACCGTGCAAGACTACTTGAGCGATAAAAAACAAGTTGTAAAGAACAAGGTTTCTATCCACGGATTCGAGCCTTATTCCAACTACCTTTTCGCGTACTTCCCCGCCAATAACGACGAAAACATCTATTACGCCCTCAGTAACGACGGATACAACTTCACCCCGATGAATAACGGCAAACGCGTCGTTGCCGCCGACTCCGTGAGTATCAAGAAAGGGCTCCGCGACCCCCACGTGCTCCGCGCACCAGACGGCTGGTTCTACATGGTCAATACCGACATGAAGAGTGCCGAAGGCTGGGCCAGCAACCGCGGCATGGTGCTCATGAAATCGCGAGACCTTATCCACTGGAAACACGCCACAGTACATTTCCCGGACAAGTACAAAGGCAAGAACTTCGCGAACGTGACCCGAGTTTGGGCTCCAGAAACAATCTGGGACGAGAATTACGAAAACAAGGACGGGAGCAAAGGCCGCCCGCTCGTATATTATTCGCTTTTGACTAACGACGGGACCATCTCTTACGACCAAGTGTTCTTCAACTACGCGAACGAAGACTTTACCGACCTCGAAGGCGACCCGAAGCACTTCTTTGACCGCGGCAAATCCACCATCGACATGGACATCGTCTACAACCCAGTGGACAAACTCTACCACGGGTTCTACAAGAACGAAGGCGACGGTGGCATCTGCAAGGTGCAAGCAAGGACTCTCACCTCCGAAAATGGGACTAAGGGGCCAACGTGGTACAACAGAACCGGCGCTTTGCAGCAAACAACCGAAGCGGTCGAAGGGGCAGGAGTGTTCAAGCTCATCAACCAAAATTCCTGGGTCTTGATGTACGACTGCTACGTGAATGGGCATTACCAGTTCACGTCTAGCTCGGACCTCAATACATTCAAATTCGTGCAGAATACCAAGACAAGCGGCGCATTCACGCCACGTCACGGCACAATTCTTCCTATTACCGCCGAAGAAACCGCGGCCCTCATGAAAGCATTCCCGACGCCGGATTTCGAACCCAAAGTTATCGACATTCCCGATTCTATCGGTGTTTGCGATGGCAAAAAAGTGGTAGGCCCGTGTAGCCCAACAAAGATTGTCCCCTACGTAAAAGTCGGAGATGCAAACTGGGCTATAACGACCGATTTGAAAGTTTCAAAAGGAGCTACGCTTACGCTTGGCCCGCACCCGTGGGATGGCATTATTTGGAATTGGGAAGGTCCGGACGGATTCAAGTCAACCGACCGCGAAAATACACTCAAGAATCTGGATGGCACCAAGAGCGGCTACTACACAGTCACCTACACGAACGAAACAGGCTGTAAGAGCAGCGTCAAGATCAAGATTGTCGTTGATGATCCTGACCACCCATACGTTGAGCCTCCTCCTGTAAGCATCAGCAATCGCGGCATGCGCGAAAACCGCAAAGACACGCACCTGAACCGCACACGCATGTATTTCGATTTGCTCGGCAACAGGCTTAAAGGCAAGCCGCGCAACGGAATGTATGTTGTGAAATAG
- a CDS encoding OmpA family protein, with translation MKTIKILTLGALAASMSFAADAPSVTPVDQCRLALDNAKTNLPSNAYAAKLTLAEGYGTLNALETIYADDDESKLIPTFLENCQKYAEIAKLQGETQAIQNHIAENWEKRAATNSTIEAIQEQIGEARSGKVSDLEAEKQAIKAQKDKLEASKNEAMDKLNALQSQMIQVTKDARGIILSMSDILFDVGRATLKTDLMTSLAKIAGILSVYQQFDVSIEGNTDNTGSEEFNMTLSQQRAENVMNFLVEQGIAETRLTAKGLGMTMPIADNSTKEGRQKNRRVDLVITDRTQKVK, from the coding sequence ATGAAGACGATTAAGATTTTGACACTCGGCGCCCTCGCCGCTTCCATGAGTTTTGCAGCAGACGCACCTTCTGTTACGCCTGTTGACCAGTGCAGACTCGCCCTCGACAATGCAAAAACCAATTTGCCGTCCAATGCTTACGCAGCAAAGCTTACGCTTGCCGAAGGCTATGGCACACTCAATGCCCTCGAAACTATTTATGCAGACGACGATGAGTCCAAGCTGATTCCGACATTCTTAGAAAACTGCCAAAAATACGCAGAAATTGCAAAACTCCAGGGTGAAACCCAAGCTATCCAGAACCACATTGCTGAAAACTGGGAAAAGCGCGCTGCCACAAACAGCACCATCGAAGCTATCCAGGAACAGATTGGCGAAGCCCGTAGCGGTAAAGTTTCGGACCTCGAAGCCGAAAAGCAGGCCATCAAGGCCCAAAAAGACAAGCTCGAAGCCAGCAAGAACGAAGCTATGGACAAGTTAAACGCCCTCCAGTCCCAGATGATCCAGGTGACGAAGGACGCTCGCGGTATCATCCTTTCGATGTCCGACATTTTGTTCGACGTGGGCCGTGCCACCTTGAAGACCGACCTCATGACAAGCCTTGCCAAGATTGCCGGTATCCTCTCCGTTTACCAGCAGTTTGACGTGTCCATCGAAGGCAACACCGACAATACCGGTTCCGAAGAATTCAACATGACGCTTTCTCAGCAGCGTGCCGAAAACGTGATGAACTTCCTCGTGGAACAAGGCATTGCAGAAACACGCCTCACCGCCAAGGGCCTCGGCATGACCATGCCGATTGCGGACAACTCCACCAAGGAAGGTCGCCAGAAGAACCGCCGCGTGGACCTTGTTATCACGGACCGTACGCAGAAAGTGAAGTAA
- a CDS encoding zinc ribbon domain-containing protein has translation MICPHCGAELKENATFCPHCGSDKNTGWKEGAEYSDLDLPDYDEIIENEFGEKKKKASPLVVAAAIIIALAFIATMIF, from the coding sequence ATGATTTGTCCTCATTGTGGCGCAGAACTGAAAGAAAACGCAACATTCTGCCCCCATTGCGGGAGCGACAAGAACACCGGCTGGAAAGAAGGCGCAGAATACAGCGACCTAGACCTCCCCGACTACGATGAAATCATCGAAAATGAATTCGGGGAAAAGAAGAAAAAGGCTAGTCCGCTCGTCGTAGCGGCAGCCATCATCATTGCGCTTGCGTTTATCGCAACAATGATTTTCTAA
- a CDS encoding response regulator, translating into MTHSPLNEKKRHLSWRISLVYTIPMLVFTIVLVFVFSNYLKSTLISSSYSSSESKFQDKTVQDLELFFSRFEKQFKPLPLILQHTKESEIKKALKKHQQSSPYVVDTYYGNRNGKFVSARDFKLDEGKKEFRIKTWYLEASRHKGLAITGPEINNMAKKRVLTYSYPLWDKNRDFMGAVAQDIDLQKVRQLMSEFAKVEGGITMLVGSENDSLFTYFPYETSLHKIVADTVAGLLHLVQDDIQFESLSTENVTRFEKTDVENRKLIFMVMPLKGVPFYVVHVVQKNKVVAKVQENLYAIIFVVALVVLALIFVTWLIVRFLFKLFIQKDLNESVSSSTMFETLLGSDNFRIILTNDTFDILHASAYFSDFFNNGNDIRGEILWKFFRSDQFKKFVYKVSKGGKMHASERQIIVPVRSCTGEDAWWKVIFQFLVEDDGSIRYLFLIYDETSGIQKDTILDTIMLSAGNSILVIFDKNRKIMYMSKQLADYLVMDWKDVIGQSLENMPKCGMPENVVASLQKAFDEQGVWKDTFMLQTLNSHTDTWFRGEACTLKVQESIVGYMLSMIDISEVVAAREIAERATQAKSEFLANMSHEIRTPMNAIIGMAHLIQETQLDERQQGFIERISHAATSLLGIINNILDFSKIEANKQDLEITQLVLQDIIGEVAALAEVRIAGRPIELIVDVDPEIPEVLMGDPLRLSQIFTNLINNATKFTESGSITLKIKQEQVIGNNVKLSFSVIDTGIGMTNEQLHHLFNAFTQADGSITRKYGGTGLGLVISKSLVELMGGQLQVESEYGRGSRFFFTIMLAIAPQATVPKWKSVNTFRNKNVLLIDDCSRLRDVLRHYLTKLRCVVEEAASVDEALDLIQAHEEAGESPYDLFIVDYQMPIVNGIDFVQGLPLKMRKIPKILMHPIHFDEKNYHLAEEIGYNSCVAKPLQISSLLSSMQEAFEQKLTYQKAVKTEKNKIFFKEGKILLVEDNQMNQELAVSLLNSVGLATMVAANGKIALDLLKIDAFDLVLMDIQMPEMNGLDATRAIRSRSDEYFKTVPIIAMSAKAFQKDRDDCISAGMNSYIAKPIDPKMLYAELAKYLPVADKMPIAPSENEPATTPSNADDNIVAMFQKVRNFDAAAGLYHANDNKNLYFKIIQGFVRDYSGEVQRLKKTFENVDYEESTRIVHTIKGLCGTIGSYHVQTLGVMLENSLLKKEQNYSEFHAFEKALEELIDDLKVVMQNIASEQSNSAVVIKHVDPEASSKLAKAIEELRPAIESCSLTTCKCIFESLDEIMFTQEQDTLLQKLHNQIDDYDFTTAETTLKRLEETLTSSD; encoded by the coding sequence TTGACGCATAGTCCGTTAAATGAAAAGAAACGCCACCTCAGCTGGCGTATTTCGCTCGTTTACACCATACCGATGCTCGTATTTACCATCGTGCTGGTGTTTGTATTTTCGAACTATCTTAAATCAACTCTTATTTCTTCTTCGTACAGTTCGTCGGAATCCAAGTTCCAGGACAAGACTGTACAGGACCTTGAATTGTTTTTCAGCCGCTTTGAAAAACAGTTTAAGCCGTTGCCTTTGATTCTACAGCATACAAAAGAATCTGAAATCAAGAAAGCTTTAAAAAAGCACCAGCAGTCATCGCCTTATGTTGTCGATACGTATTATGGTAATCGTAATGGCAAGTTTGTTTCGGCTAGGGATTTTAAGCTTGACGAAGGCAAAAAAGAATTCCGCATAAAGACATGGTATTTGGAAGCTTCAAGGCACAAGGGACTTGCTATAACAGGCCCTGAAATAAACAATATGGCCAAGAAGCGTGTGCTCACGTATTCATATCCGCTTTGGGACAAGAATCGGGATTTTATGGGAGCCGTTGCCCAAGACATTGATTTGCAAAAGGTTCGCCAATTGATGAGTGAATTTGCAAAGGTGGAAGGCGGCATTACAATGCTCGTGGGTTCCGAAAATGATAGTTTGTTTACGTATTTCCCGTACGAGACTAGTCTCCATAAAATTGTAGCGGATACGGTGGCGGGCCTTTTACACCTTGTCCAAGATGATATTCAGTTTGAAAGCTTGTCGACCGAGAATGTGACTCGTTTTGAAAAGACCGATGTCGAAAACCGTAAGTTGATTTTTATGGTCATGCCTCTGAAGGGTGTTCCTTTCTATGTAGTTCATGTGGTTCAGAAAAATAAGGTTGTCGCAAAGGTCCAAGAAAACTTATATGCGATTATCTTTGTTGTAGCTCTTGTTGTATTGGCGCTAATCTTTGTCACTTGGTTGATTGTCCGGTTCCTCTTCAAGCTGTTTATCCAGAAAGACTTGAACGAAAGTGTGAGTTCGAGTACCATGTTCGAAACGCTTTTGGGAAGCGATAACTTTAGAATTATATTGACGAACGATACGTTTGATATTCTTCATGCCAGTGCCTATTTCTCGGATTTCTTCAATAACGGTAATGATATCCGTGGCGAAATCTTGTGGAAATTCTTCCGCTCGGATCAGTTTAAGAAATTTGTCTATAAAGTTTCGAAGGGCGGCAAAATGCATGCTAGCGAACGACAGATTATTGTTCCGGTCAGAAGTTGCACGGGTGAAGATGCCTGGTGGAAGGTGATTTTCCAGTTCCTTGTCGAAGATGACGGTTCGATTCGTTATTTGTTCCTCATTTACGATGAAACTAGCGGTATTCAGAAAGATACGATTCTCGATACTATCATGCTTTCGGCGGGTAATTCCATTCTTGTGATTTTTGACAAGAATCGCAAAATCATGTATATGTCCAAGCAACTTGCCGATTATCTTGTTATGGACTGGAAGGATGTGATTGGCCAATCGCTTGAGAATATGCCCAAATGCGGGATGCCCGAAAACGTTGTCGCATCTTTGCAAAAGGCTTTTGATGAACAGGGTGTTTGGAAAGATACGTTTATGCTCCAGACGCTCAATTCGCATACGGATACGTGGTTCCGTGGTGAAGCTTGTACGCTCAAGGTTCAAGAATCTATTGTGGGCTATATGCTTTCGATGATTGATATTTCGGAAGTTGTTGCCGCTCGTGAAATTGCAGAACGTGCAACGCAGGCCAAGAGCGAATTCCTTGCGAACATGAGCCACGAAATCCGCACGCCGATGAATGCCATTATCGGTATGGCTCACTTGATTCAAGAAACGCAACTTGATGAACGCCAGCAAGGCTTTATTGAACGCATTAGCCATGCCGCAACATCGCTACTCGGAATCATAAATAATATTCTTGACTTTTCTAAGATCGAAGCGAACAAGCAGGACCTTGAAATTACGCAGCTTGTGTTGCAGGATATTATTGGCGAAGTGGCTGCCCTTGCCGAAGTGCGTATTGCTGGGCGTCCCATCGAATTGATTGTCGATGTGGATCCTGAAATTCCTGAAGTCTTGATGGGCGACCCGTTGCGTCTATCCCAGATTTTTACGAATCTCATCAACAATGCTACCAAGTTTACTGAAAGCGGCAGCATAACTCTAAAAATAAAGCAAGAACAAGTTATTGGAAATAACGTAAAACTTTCGTTCAGCGTGATTGATACCGGTATTGGCATGACGAACGAACAGTTGCACCATCTCTTTAATGCTTTTACGCAGGCTGATGGCTCTATTACGCGTAAGTATGGTGGAACGGGTCTTGGACTTGTGATTTCGAAATCGCTTGTTGAATTGATGGGCGGCCAATTGCAAGTCGAAAGTGAATATGGAAGAGGTTCCAGATTCTTCTTTACCATTATGCTTGCAATTGCTCCTCAGGCAACGGTACCAAAATGGAAATCTGTCAATACATTCAGGAATAAGAATGTCTTGCTCATTGATGATTGCAGCAGGCTTCGCGATGTGTTGAGGCATTACCTGACCAAGTTGCGCTGTGTTGTTGAAGAAGCAGCTTCTGTCGACGAAGCTCTTGACTTGATCCAGGCGCACGAAGAAGCGGGCGAGAGTCCGTACGATCTTTTCATTGTCGATTATCAGATGCCGATTGTGAACGGAATTGATTTTGTGCAGGGCCTTCCGCTTAAAATGAGAAAAATTCCGAAAATTCTCATGCACCCGATTCACTTTGACGAGAAAAATTACCACCTTGCCGAAGAAATTGGTTATAACAGCTGCGTTGCAAAACCGTTGCAGATTAGTTCCTTGCTCAGTTCCATGCAAGAAGCGTTCGAACAAAAGCTTACCTATCAAAAGGCGGTAAAGACCGAAAAGAACAAGATTTTCTTCAAGGAAGGAAAGATTCTCCTTGTCGAAGACAACCAAATGAACCAAGAATTGGCTGTGTCGCTTTTGAACAGCGTAGGCCTTGCTACAATGGTTGCGGCTAATGGTAAAATTGCACTGGATTTGCTGAAAATTGATGCTTTTGATTTGGTGTTGATGGATATCCAGATGCCAGAAATGAACGGCCTCGATGCAACGAGGGCTATCCGCAGTCGTTCTGATGAATATTTCAAGACCGTGCCGATTATTGCTATGAGTGCAAAGGCATTCCAAAAAGACAGGGACGATTGCATTAGCGCAGGCATGAACTCCTATATTGCAAAGCCGATTGACCCGAAAATGCTTTACGCCGAACTTGCAAAGTATTTGCCGGTTGCCGATAAGATGCCGATAGCACCAAGCGAAAATGAACCTGCAACAACACCGTCAAATGCCGATGATAATATTGTTGCCATGTTCCAGAAAGTACGCAATTTCGATGCTGCAGCAGGACTTTACCACGCAAATGACAACAAGAATTTGTACTTCAAGATTATACAGGGCTTTGTGCGCGATTATAGCGGTGAAGTGCAAAGGCTGAAAAAGACTTTTGAAAATGTCGACTATGAAGAATCGACACGCATAGTGCATACGATTAAGGGACTTTGCGGAACTATCGGTTCGTATCATGTACAAACGCTTGGCGTGATGCTTGAAAATTCGTTACTCAAGAAGGAACAGAATTACAGCGAGTTCCATGCGTTTGAAAAAGCTTTGGAAGAACTGATTGATGACTTGAAAGTTGTCATGCAAAATATTGCTTCGGAACAGTCTAATTCGGCTGTGGTTATTAAACATGTTGACCCTGAAGCATCAAGCAAACTTGCGAAAGCGATTGAAGAACTCAGGCCTGCGATAGAATCTTGTTCTTTGACTACTTGCAAGTGTATTTTTGAATCGCTTGACGAAATCATGTTTACGCAGGAACAAGATACGCTACTGCAAAAATTGCATAACCAAATAGACGATTACGACTTTACGACCGCTGAAACAACTCTCAAGCGCCTCGAAGAAACGTTGACATCTAGCGATTAG
- a CDS encoding class II fructose-bisphosphate aldolase, producing the protein MAVSYKELGLVNTKEMFAKAVKGGYAIPAFNFNTMEQMQAIVQAAVETKSPVIMQVSKGARNYANGTILRYMAQGAVEYAKELGCANPQIVLHLDHGDSFELCKDCIDNGFSSVMIDGSALPYEENIALTKKVVEYAHAHDVTVEAELGVLAGVEDEVASEVSHYTKPEEVIDFATRTGCDSLAISIGTSHGAYKFKPEQCTRNAQGKLVPPPLAFDVLHAIEKKLPGFPIVLHGSSSVPQDEVDTINAHGGKLPDAVGIPEEQLREASRSAVCKINIDSDSRLAMTAAIRKYFDEHPEHFDPRQYLKPARENMKKMYMHKIVDVLGSNNKL; encoded by the coding sequence ATGGCAGTTTCTTACAAGGAACTCGGCTTGGTTAACACCAAGGAAATGTTTGCTAAGGCAGTTAAGGGTGGCTATGCTATCCCGGCTTTCAACTTCAACACCATGGAACAGATGCAGGCTATCGTGCAGGCCGCCGTTGAAACCAAGTCTCCGGTGATCATGCAGGTCTCTAAGGGTGCTCGTAACTACGCTAACGGCACCATCCTCCGCTACATGGCTCAGGGTGCTGTTGAATACGCCAAGGAACTCGGCTGCGCAAATCCGCAGATCGTGCTCCACCTCGACCACGGTGACTCTTTCGAACTCTGCAAGGACTGCATCGACAACGGTTTCTCTTCCGTGATGATCGACGGTTCTGCTCTTCCGTACGAAGAAAACATCGCCCTCACCAAGAAGGTTGTTGAATACGCTCACGCTCACGACGTTACCGTCGAAGCTGAACTCGGTGTTCTCGCCGGTGTTGAAGACGAAGTTGCTTCTGAAGTTTCTCACTACACGAAGCCGGAAGAAGTGATCGACTTCGCTACCCGTACGGGCTGCGACTCCCTCGCTATCTCCATCGGTACTTCTCACGGTGCATACAAGTTCAAGCCGGAACAGTGCACTCGTAACGCTCAGGGCAAGCTCGTTCCGCCTCCTCTGGCATTCGACGTGCTCCACGCCATCGAAAAAAAGCTCCCGGGCTTCCCGATCGTGCTCCACGGTTCTTCTTCTGTCCCGCAGGACGAAGTTGACACGATCAACGCCCACGGCGGTAAGCTCCCGGATGCAGTCGGTATTCCGGAAGAACAGCTCCGCGAAGCTTCTCGCTCTGCTGTCTGCAAGATCAACATCGACTCTGACAGCCGTCTCGCTATGACTGCCGCTATCCGTAAGTATTTCGACGAACATCCGGAACACTTCGACCCGCGCCAGTACCTCAAGCCGGCTCGTGAAAACATGAAGAAGATGTACATGCACAAGATTGTGGATGTGCTTGGTTCTAACAACAAGCTCTAA
- a CDS encoding HD-GYP domain-containing protein gives MERSRLKILVVDDTKTNIDVLEGILSNDYDVCVALNGKKAIELTEKVKPDLILLDVMMPEMDGYETLRIMREKNILQGIPVIFLTAKADSKSEQIGLDLGAVDYITKPFNPALVTLRIKNQLQLKQQRDHLHELVDEKTADLRKTLKVMLTSLGSLAEYRDPETGEHIKRTQIIVQRVAEELSKNPKYTNTITSEFIDNLATAAPLHDIGKVGIHDRILRKPGSLTQDEREVMMQHPQMGYDVLQEATKELHDNPMVRIAAEMALGHHEYWNGEGYPNHKKKDDIPIGARIMAVADVYDALVSKRPYKDPYPHNVAVSEIIKGRGTQFDPDVVDAFLAIADQLPEIYEEFKDTSSSEECRD, from the coding sequence ATGGAACGTTCCCGCTTGAAAATTTTAGTTGTTGATGACACCAAGACGAATATTGATGTGTTAGAGGGTATTTTATCTAATGATTATGACGTCTGTGTGGCGCTTAATGGAAAGAAAGCTATTGAACTTACGGAGAAGGTTAAGCCTGATTTAATTTTGCTCGATGTGATGATGCCCGAAATGGATGGCTACGAAACATTGAGGATTATGCGCGAAAAGAATATCTTGCAGGGTATTCCGGTTATTTTCTTGACGGCAAAGGCCGATAGCAAGAGTGAACAGATTGGGTTAGATCTCGGGGCCGTTGATTACATTACTAAGCCGTTTAACCCAGCTCTTGTGACGCTTCGAATCAAGAACCAGCTCCAGTTGAAACAACAGCGCGACCATTTGCACGAACTTGTAGATGAAAAAACTGCTGACCTGCGCAAAACTCTGAAAGTTATGCTTACAAGCCTTGGTTCTCTGGCGGAATATCGCGATCCAGAAACCGGTGAACATATCAAGCGCACCCAAATCATTGTACAGCGTGTTGCAGAAGAACTCAGCAAGAATCCTAAGTACACCAATACCATTACATCGGAATTTATCGATAACCTTGCAACGGCCGCACCGCTTCATGATATTGGCAAGGTCGGCATTCATGACCGTATTTTGCGCAAACCGGGATCCTTGACGCAGGACGAACGCGAAGTCATGATGCAACATCCGCAAATGGGTTATGACGTTTTGCAAGAAGCGACCAAGGAACTTCATGATAACCCGATGGTGCGGATTGCAGCCGAAATGGCGCTTGGCCACCATGAATACTGGAATGGCGAAGGCTACCCGAACCACAAGAAAAAAGACGATATTCCTATTGGCGCACGAATCATGGCTGTTGCTGATGTTTATGATGCGCTTGTGTCGAAACGTCCGTATAAAGATCCGTATCCGCACAATGTTGCTGTAAGCGAAATTATCAAGGGCCGTGGAACCCAGTTCGATCCGGATGTTGTCGATGCCTTTTTAGCGATTGCAGACCAGTTGCCTGAAATATACGAGGAATTCAAAGACACATCTTCTTCCGAGGAATGTAGGGATTGA